The stretch of DNA ctagaagattacagagaaaccctgcctcaaaaaacaaaaaataaacaaaaagaaagataacaaaaGGTGGTGGCCCTATCCTTTAACAAAGtgagggagaaaacaaaaacaaaaaaagatagaaCACAAGGCTGGATAGAATAGTGGCTAAGAGTGTTTGCTTATGGGACCAAGTTTGGTTCCCTGTACCTATGTAAAAAAGCTGAgcatttggatccccagcaccatgggtggcagagactggaggaatACCCCGTCTTAAAGGAATAAAGCTTAGAGCAATAGGACAAGACACATGATGTCCTCATTGACTTCTGTAGgtacatgtgctcacacacacacacacacacacacacacaaacacgcccatgcataaatatatgtaacCATACccaaaaaacaatttttagaaaaatagttCAGAAATTTTTTAcctgtgcaggtgtgtctgtTTCATTGATTGGCTGTCCATCAAACCGGAATCTGATCTGCCTCATTGACAAACCCTAACAAGAGATTAAAAGCAAACAGTATACAATCATTAAAAATTTTGatacagggcctcactatgtagctctggttgtcctggaactcactatgtaaaccaaaATGGATTACAactccatttctttattctttttcctttctttttttcttttttatttttttgagacagcgtttctctgtgttgctttggaacctgtcctggaagtagctcttgtagaccaggctggcctcaaactcagagacccacctgcctctgcctcccgagtgctgggattaaaggcatgtactaccaccgcctggtttaAAACTCCATTTCAACAAAACTACGAATATATGTAACCATTAAATTTTGAGGTATTTATACAATCAGTATTATGCTACATTTTCTATGCAAATAAACATTTGGTTTTCTCATACTTAAGAGACCGTGTTTCAAAATCAAGACTGTACACATGCCTGTAGTAGCACCAATGCCTGGAGGAATCAGGAATTGTGAGGCCACCATGGGCTACAGAAGAtccatctcaaaaatcaaacacaaagccgggcggtggtagcgcatgcctttaatcccagcactcaggaggaagaggcaggcggatctctgtgagtttgaggccagcctggtctaccagagctagttccagggcaggctccaaagtaaCAGAGAAACNNNNNNNNNNNNNNNNNNNNNNNNNNNNNNNNNNNNNNNNNNNNNNNNNNNNNNNNNNNNNNNNNNNNNNNNNNNNNNNNNNNNNNNNNNNNNNNNNNNNNNNNNNNNNNNNNNNNNNNNNNNNNNNNNNNNNNNNNNNNNNNNNNNNNNNNNNNNNNNNNNNNNNNNNNNNNNNNNNNNNNNNNNNNNNNNNNNNNNNNNNNNNNNNNNNNNNNNNNNNNNNNNNNNNNNNNNNNNNNNNNNNNNNNNNNNNNNNNNNNNNNNNNNNNNNNNNNNNNNNNNNNNNNNNNNNNNNNNNNNNNNNNNNNNNNNNNNNNNNNNNNNNNNNNNNNNNNNNNNNNNNNNNNNNNNNNNNNNNNNNNNNNNNNNNNNNNNNNNNNNNNNNNNNNNNNNNNNNNNNNNNNNNNNNNNNNNNNNNNNNNNNNNNNNNNNNNNNNNNNNNNNNNNNNNNNNNNNNNNNNNNNNNNNNNNNNNNNNNNNNNNNNNNNNNNNNNNNNNNNNNNNNNNNNNNNNNNNNNNNNNNNNNNNNNNNNNNNNNNNNNNNNNNNNNNNNNNNNNNNNNNNNNNNNNNNNNNNNNNNNNNNNNNNNNNNNNNNNNNNNNNNNNNNNNNNNNNNNNNNNNNNNNNNNNNNNNNNNNNNNNNNNNNNNNNNNNNNNNNNNNNNNNNNNNNNNNNNNNNNNNNNNNNNNNNNNNNNNNNNNNNNNNNNNNNNNNNNNNNNNNNNNNNNNNNNNNNNNNNNNNNNNNNNNNNNNNNNNNNNNNNNNNNNNNNNNNNNNNNNNNNNNNNNNNNNNNNNNNNNNNNNNNNNNNNNNNNNNNNNNNNNNNNNNNNNNNNNNNNNNcataagctacagagaaaccctgtctcgaaaaatcaaaaccacttaCATTGTgataaagaatgataaaaaaattgTATATTTCTAGGATTTGATGATTTTATCAGTATGGTGTTGGAAAACAtcaaggataaaaaaaaaaatagatcagactttactaaatgaaaataaacaatgcTAGTTCCTGGAGAAGAGCCAGAAACATGAATGAATTTCCTTGATTTACAATAAATTCTAGACTTTTAAACCTTTAATGTTTAATGACGTTTCCATTAAAGGGCAATACTTTGAAGATATACACCCAGTAAGTCAATCATGGTTATAAAGAtgtttttggtttaaaataaaacaaagaaaggggaAGTAGGAATCTTGTCACTTTAAATTCAAGTTATTCTAAACATAAAggcatttcatttttacatacctAAGGAGCACTAAgagaatttaatttcatttattcccctccctccccgtttttcaagacaggatttttctgtgtaacagccctggctgtcgtggaactcactctgcagaccaggctggcctagaactcagagatctgactatATCTGCGTCCTGAGATTAAAACTGTGCCCCACCACCAGTGCtcagccaacttttttttttaaatgtacactggtgttttgcctgcctgcctgcctgcctgcatgtctgtgtgagagtattGTGTTGggcaccctggaactggagttagacagctgtgagcagctCAAAACTGTACCTCCAGttgcagaggatccaacaccctcatacagaaatgtatgcaggtgaaacaccgatgcatataaagtaaaaaataaaagtacacagTGTTCAGGCTTAAAGGAATAATGTATCGCATGCTCAGCAAGCAAGAATATGCTTTCAATTCCCAACATATGCACGCACGCAAGCACACATACACGTCATGGTCTCTACGATTATTGTtgcaagaaacaaataaaataaaaaaatcttaaaacttgTTAaaactcgggggctggagagatggctcagtggttaagagcattgcctgctcttccaaagtcctgagttcaattcccggcaaccacttggtggctcacaatcatctgtaatgaggtctggtgccctcttctggtctgcagacagatgactatatacataataataaaataaatatttaaataaaaaaactggttaaaactctctctttttaagacagggtttctctagtaCCTCTAGattcccccccccaaccctgACAGGGTTTAtctcatagctttggagcctatcctggaactagctcagtaggccaggatggcctcgaactcagagatctacctacctctgccttcagagtgctaggATCAATTAAAGGCAAGCATCACCACTGATcaggctggaactagctctttagatcAGGccgagatcctcctgcttctgcctcctgagtgctgggattaaaggtgtgcaccaccaccaaaccCCCCAGATTTCTTAGGTGTTTTGACAGAGGGCAATGGCtaaatgataaaaggaaaaaaaatccactttttCCCTCATGTAAGTACAAGTATAGTACTTGCTATACTTGTATACAGTATAGACCTTTGCAACTTGTAAACGAGTCTTATGAATCTCCCTCTAGAATCACACTAAGCCCACTTACTTGCAAAGTGTACAATACAATCACATTCACATTACCAAAAATAGTCAAGGCGAGCCCGTCTATTTTCTGCAGCTAATTTGGGGTGTAAATGGATGATCAAGTGGAAGTGCGCATCTCAATTCCTCACCTGTCGTTCACAATAGGCTTTCATTAGTTTACTAAGTGGTGTATGCCTCTTAATTTTAAACTGCACCACAGAGCCATCCTGCCCCGCCACCTTCAAATTAATATGGTCGTTGTTCTCGGTCTTGACTCCTTCctgttgaaagaaaaataagggtGTCATTTGGAAAATGTGAAACACAAACACCTTCAGAGCAgcggcagcaacagcagcagaggtCCGAAAGCTTGAGAATCAACAGGTTTCCTCATTCTAGCCCAACAGCATACAGCTGTTCCCAGCCGCCGCGCTGAAAGACGAGACAGCCCGCAGCAAGTGTTACAAGGCTGTTACAGAAACACTGATAGTAGCGCCGGCAACAATGCAATTTCGACAGTCTCCTTCAGTGTCATGCTCTCCAGGCTCAACCTCTCAAACGACAGATTCCCTGCCGTCGCCAAAATCTGTACTGCCCAGAACCCCGCTTGTCTCCTCTTTTCAAAGCATTTTACGGACAACTACCGAAGTGCCAGGGTGTGAGGGCGTGTGTCTATGCGCGTGTAAACCATACCTTGCATTTCAAAACACACTGCTGCCTCCTTGGAAAGTTAGCAAACTCAGCTCAATGTCCATATCAAatgatcataaaaaaaaaaaaaaaaccctcaaccgAGGGATGTTTCGATTCTCCCTTTGGCACTGGCGGATGAGCGTTCGACTCTACTATTCGCCGCTTCACTTTTTAGCTCAGAGCtgattttccccttcccttccctgtcatGGACCGAAGACACAGTTTTCCCGTAGCCTGCGCCCCAGACCGAACTTCGGAAAAACCAAACGTAAACGTCCGAGGATCCTTTCGGCCTGAGACCCCCACAAAGTAGAGGCGAGAGGGTGCCCCGGTGACGGCTGCGCGTCCCCTCGTCCGCAGCCAAGTCCACCCGAGCCTCAGAAGGCGCGTTTTCAACTTGAGCCCATCACGTCCCTGCTCGCACCTCAACCTCCAACTACTAGAAGCCACATGGTCCCGGCCGGGGTCCGGGCTTCGGGACGCCGGGCCAAGCGACGCTGCCCCTCCCACGCGGACCCCGCGGGCCCCGAGTGTATCCTACCCCGGAATCCCCCGTTCGGGGTTGCCCGTGCACAACCCATTGATTCGCGCGCGGAGCCCGCCCGCCCGAGAGGGAAACCCCGGCCCACCGCACTCCCGCCGCCGTCGCCGCCCCGGGCCGGGCCCCGCGAGCCCAACGCNNNNNNNNNNNNNNNNNNNNNNNNNNNNNNNNNNNNNNNNNNNNNNNNNNNNNNNNNNNNNNNNNNNNNNNNNNNNNNNNNNNNNNNNNNNNNNNNNNNNNNNNNNNNNNNNNNNNNNNNNNNNNNNNNNNNNNNNNNNNNNNNNNNNNNNNNNNNNNNNNNNNNNNNNNNNNNNNNNNNNNNNNNNNNNNNNNNNNNNNNNNNNNNNNNNNNNNNNNNNNNNNNNNNNNNNNNNNNNNNNNNNNNNNNNNNNNNNNNNNNNNNNNNNNNNNNNNNNNNNNNNNNNNNNNNNNNNNNNNNNNNNNNNNNNNNNNNNNNNNNNNNNNNNNNNNNNNNNNNNNNNNNNNNNNNNNNNNNNNNNNNNNNNNNNNNNNNNNNNNNNNNNNNNNNNNNNNNNNNNNNNNNNNNNNNNNNNNNNNNNNNNNNNNNNNNNNNNNNNNNNNNNNNNNNNNNNNNNNNNNNNNNNNNNNNNNNNNNNNNNNNNNNNNNNNNNNNNNNNNNNNNNNNNNNNNNNNNNNNNNNNNNNNNNNNNNNNNNNNNNNNNNNNNNNNNNNNNNNNNNNNNNNNNNNNNNNNNNNNNNNNNNNNNNNNNNNNNNNNNNNNNNNNNNNNNNNNNNNNNNNNNNNNNNNNNNNNNNNNNNNNNNNNNNNNGGCGGGAAGAGGCGCGGACACGCGCACCGGCCCCGCCGCGGGTGCGCGCCTGGCTCTGGGCGGGGCCGTATTGTCCTCCTTCGGCGGTGGAGCGTAATCAAAATGGCTTCCAGCTGGTCCTCGGCGAGGACGGGTAGGCTTATGGCCTTCGACGTGAACCTAGGCCGAGGAAGCCAGGCCAGCGCCACGTGGAAGGGGGAACCTAAATCAGACCAGCCACGATGTCAGGTTCTGGGTTCTCTTGTCCAGCAGTGACAAATGCAGCCTTCTGCTCTCCAAACTTCCCAGCCCCTTCGTCCTTCACCCGCAACCAGCTTCCCACCCGGCAGTCCCAAATACAACCATCTCTCCCAACTTGTTGGAAACCCTATGTTAGCTAAGGGAAAATGTCCTTGTATCCACTCAAGAAACTGCTTGCTTGTAGCCTGTCTCCCAATTTCAAGAGGGCACAGGCCTACACTGAAAACGACCCAACACATAAAGCTTGCAGGCCAATGGTTTCCTCCATCGAGCCCTACAAAATAGAAGTGGCATCCTCCCGTTAGAAGAAAATCTGCGCTATGGATCCCGTCCTGCGCCTctctttggttttattatttcctgtattcctctattttcttctacttctacAGGaccattgaaaaaaataaatcctcaACTATTGCATTACCACCACCAAAATGCTCCTCGGCCAAGCAGCTTGAAAAAATGCCTATGCCAGCTGTCTCCACCCCCTCAACTCCCACTCGCTCCTCAATCCACTGCAATCTGTTGCTGTCCCCACAGCGCCACTAAAACTCTCTACAAGGTCACTTTGCTGAATCCTCACTCCTGTTGAACTCCCCGTGACTTTGTTGGCCTGTCCTTTGCCACACCAGAATCTTTCTCTTTGTCAAACATTCTCTTAATTGTTTCTTGGAGTTTTATTACTGGCTTTTTTCAATTATTACTCTATTTCCTCTACTGGGATGTATTAACCCCTTCCATTAACAGTACTtggctttagttttgtttttgctttttttcttgagatgggggtttctctatagcctttggctgtcttggaactcacacctgtagaccaggatggcctcaaactcacaaagatcttccaacttctgcctctcaagtgctgggattacagacctgtgccaccactgcccaactgggTCTCCAGTTTGTTGCCAGCGCGCTAGGATCTAAACTCTGCTCTTCACGTTCGCACAGCAAATTTCTCTTTCCGTTTTTCATCCATTGTGGACAGTCACAGTCCCACTGAGTGAAGGGGCAAATAGAAGTGTTCACCATACACAAGAGCCAGTGACACTTGACAGACAAAGGCATGCAAAAGATGAAATCTCTGAGtctagccaggcaatggtggcacagacctttaattccagcactcgggaggcagaggttggcagatctctgtgagggagttctaggacaggcttcaaagctttgcagagaaaccatgtctcgaaggaaaaaaaagaaaaaaaaagaaaaaaaatctctgaagcctggcggtggtggtacacacctttaatcctagcacttgggaggcagaggNNNNNNNNNNNNNNNNNNNNNNNNNNNNNNNNNNNNNNNNNNNNNNNNNNNNNNNNNNNNNNNNNNNNNNNNNNNNNNNNNNNNNNNNNNNNNNNNNNNNNNNNNNNNNNNNNNNNNNNNNNNNNNNNNNNNNNNNNNNNNNNNNNNNNNNNNNNNNNNNNNNNNNNNNNNNNNNNNNNNNNNNNNNNNNNNNNNNNNNNNNNNNNNNNNNNNNNNNNNNNNNNNNNNNNNNNNNNNNNNNNNNNNNNNNNNNNNNNNNNNNNNNNNNNNNNNNNNNNNNNNNNNNNNNNNNNNNNNNNNNNNNNNNNNNNNNNNNNNNNNNNNNNNNNNNNNNNNNNNNNNNNNNNNNNNNNNNNNNNNNNNNNNNNNNNNNNNNNNNNNNNNNNNNNNNNNNNNNNNNNNNNNNNNNNNNNNNNNNNNNNNNNNNNNNNNNNNNNNNNNNNNNNNNNNNNNNNNNNNNNNNNNNNNNNNNNNNNNNNNNNNNNNNNNNNNNNNNNNNNNNNNNNNNNNNNNNNNNNNNNNNNNNNNNNNNNNNNNNNNNNNNNNNNNNNNNNNNNNNNNNNNNNNNNNNNNNNNNNNNNNNNNNNNNNNNNNNNNNNNNNNNNNNNNNNNNNNNNNNNNNNNNNNNNNNNNNNNNNNNNNNNNNNNNNNNNNNNNNNNNNNNNNNNNNNNNNNNNNNNNNNNNNNNNNNNNNNNNNNNNNNNNNNNNNNNNNNNNNNNNNNNNNNNNNNNNNNNNNNNNNNNNNNNNNNNNNNNNNNNNNNNNNNNNNNNNNNNNNNNNNNNNNNNNNNNNNNNNNNNNNNNNNNNNNNNNNNNNNNNNNNNNNNNNNNNNNNNNNNNNNNNNNNNNNNNNNNNNNNNNNNNNNNNNNNNNNNNNNNNNNNNNNNNNNNNNNNNNNNNNNNNNNNNNNNNNNNNNNNNNNNNNNNNNNNNNNNNNNNNNNNNNNNNNNNNNNNNNNNNNNNNNNNNNNNNNNNNNNNNNNNNNNNNNNNNNNNNNNNNNNNNNNNNNNNNNNNNNNNNNNNNNNNNNNNNNNNNNNNNNNNNNNNNNNNNNNNNNNNNNNNNNNNNNNNNNNNNNNNNNNNNNNNNNNNNNNNNNNNNNNNNNNNNNNNNNNNNNNNNNNNNNNNNNNNNNNNNNNNNNNNNNNNNNNNNNNNNNNNNNNNNNNNNNNNNNNNNNNNNNNNNNNNNNNNNNNNNNNNNNNNNNNNNNNNNNNNNNNNNNNNNNNNNNNNNNNNNNNNNNNNNNNNNNNNNNNNNNNNNNNNNNNNNNNNNNNNNNNNNNNNNNNNNNNNNNNNNNNNNNNNNNNNNNNNNNNNNNNNNNNNNNNNNNNNNNNNNNNNNNNNNNNNNNNNNNNNNNNNNNNNNNNNNNNNNNNNNNNNNNNNNNNNNNNNNNNNNNNNNNNNNNNNNNNNNNNNNNNNNNNNNNNNNNNNNNNNNNNNNNNNNNNNNNNNNNNNNNNNNNNNNNNNNNNNNNNNNNNNNNNNNNNNNNNNNNNNNNNNNNNNNNNNNNNNNNNNNNNNNNNNNNNNNNNNNNNNNNNNNNNNNNNNNNNNNNNNNNNNNNNNNNNNNNNNNNNNNNNNNNNNNNNNNNNNNNNNNNNNNNNNNNNNNNNNNNNNNNNNNNNNNNNNNNNNNNNNNNNNNNNNNNNNNNNNNNNNNNNNNNNNNNNNNNNNNNNNNNNNNNNNNNNNNNNNNAAAAAAAAAGAGTACTCGGTgagctggttgtggtggtacatgctggTAGGATTTGGTTTgttaaagaggcagaggcaggaggctatATATTTAAAGCCAGATGGTAGAGGtgtgtacctgtaattccagcactcaggagaagagaggcaggcagatctctgtgagttcgaggccagcctggtctacagggcaagttccaggacagccagggctgcacagagaaaccctgtctcaagtgcTTGGTGCTCTGGAAGAGGACCGCATTCACCCTCACagccacatgtaactccagctccagggaatccggcaaatattaaagaaaaaggaagggcagGAAATTTACAAGGAAAAGACTAGCAGCCATTAACTGAGTGATTACCAAGCGAGGAGACTGGCTGAGTTCTTAATCCTCAAGAAGCCTCTGTAATAATTATCTCCACAGAGAGGTTGCACAACTTGTCAACCACCCTGAAGTGGTACAGACCTTAGGGAATGCAGGTCTTATGACTCACACCCCAGGCCTTGATTTCCATGGGTGGCAAATTCATTCACCANNNNNNNNNNNNNNNNNNNNNNNNNNNNNNNNNNNNNNNNNNNNNNNNNNNNNNNNNNNNNNNNNNNNNNNNNNNNNNNNNNNNNNNNNNNNNNNNNNNNNNNNNNNNNNNNNNNNNNNNNNNN from Microtus ochrogaster isolate Prairie Vole_2 chromosome 7, MicOch1.0, whole genome shotgun sequence encodes:
- the Sumo2 gene encoding small ubiquitin-related modifier 2, whose product is ALGSRGPARGGDGGGSAEGVKTENNDHINLKVAGQDGSVVQFKIKRHTPLSKLMKAYCERQGLSMRQIRFRFDGQPINETDTPAQLEMEDEDTIDVFQQQTGGVY